The stretch of DNA GTCAGGCCTGAATAAGTGAATAACTTTAAAGTTATTCACTTATTCAGGCCTGACCCCTTAATTCTCTATTCAGTATAAACTCTAAATCCTTTACCTAACCAGTTGTTAGTATAGTCAATAGTGAACTCTTTAAATGTAGTAGCTGTGTCCTTGTCTACTAATATTTTTAATCCATCTATTTCCTCAACTTCGTCGTCTTCCTTTTGCTCATCCAGAGCAAGACCAAATGATGGACCGCCTCAGCCAAAGCCTGCCATATATACCCTCACGCCTTTAGCTGCTTCTTTTCTTTTTTCTAATACTTTTTTCAGCTCATTTATTGCCTTATCAGTAATATTTATCTTCATACTAATCCTCCTTTCAATTTTATTATACCCTAACAGGGTATGGAACACACAAAATTCTATTATATATTTAGGTTAAAGTCAAATGTATTTTTAACATTTGCTTTAATTATTCCTGATGTCTTCAATCATAGATTTCATATAGTCATAGGTCATCATCCCCACTCTTCTCTTTACAACTACTCCTTCTTCATCTATAAAATAAGAAACTGGAATACCTCTAACTAAATATTTTATAGCTACATCTGCATCTTTATCTAATAACACTTCAAAATCATATCCTTTATCTTGTATAAACTTTTTAACCTTTAATTGCTGCTCTCCTACATTAACTGCTAATATAACGAAATCTTTATCCTTATTTTCTAAATATATATCGTTCATATCCGGCATTTCTCCAGTACAATAAGGACATGTTGTAGTCCAAAAGTTTAGTAAAACAATTTTCCCTTTATAATCATCTAAAGAAACATCTTCTCCATCTATATTTTTAAGAGTAAAATTAGGTGCTTTGTATCCTTCTTCTGGTCTAGTCTCTTCTTTGCTCTCTTCTATTTGTTCCTTTTCTTCACTATCTTCTGCATTTTCTTGCTCTACTTCATTGTTATTTTCTACTATATTTTCATTTTTATTAAGCATATTAGAAGCAAAATAGAAAAGACCTGCACCTAATACTATAACTAAAACTATAACAATAATATTTTTTCCTTTCATTCTATACCTCCTCATATAATATAGTCTAGAAATATGCTAGGAAATTAAGCTTGTTAAAAACTATCAATACTCCCACAACTATTATCACAACACCACTTATTTTGACTATATAAGGTAATACTTTTTCGGATTTCATTAAAAATTTACTGAATTGATTAATTAAAAGTGCTGTTAATAAAAATGGAATTGCTAAACCAATGGAATAAGCTAATAAAAGGATAATTCCTTTTGAAACGGTGGCAGTTGTACCCACATATATAAGTATAGTGCCAAGCACTGGTCCTATACATGGTGTCCAACCTGCCGCAAAGGCCATTCCCATAAGGATAGAACTAAACCAGTTCTTGACTTCCTTCGGTGACCTAACATTTCGTTGTTTATTTAAAAACTCTAATTTTAATAGTCCAACCATATTTAAACCAAAAAGAACTATTATAATTCCACCTATTTTAGTTAAAACATTTCTATATCTAATAAATGCCTGCCCTACAAAACCTGCTAGTATACCAAATATCATAAATATAATAGTAAATCCTAATACGAAGCCTAAGGTTCTAGATAAAGCAAATAGTTTTTTATCCTGAAGCTCTTCTTCTAAAGTAGTTCCTGTAATATAAGTAATATAAGCTGGAATTAGTGGTAAAATACATGGTGAAAAATAAGTTAAAAACCCTGCTGCAAATGCTATAGGGATTGAAGTATCTTGCATATATATCCCCCCCTCGTTTATTTACTTTTACAATCCATATTCTATTATACCATATAGGGGTATGTGTTTGCTATAGAAAAAGCGAAAAAGTCGCTTTTTAGGCTATTAATTGCCACGTCACCTTATATGCAATACGTCTTTTTTTACGTTACTTAAACGTGTTTCTTTTTTCCATTTCTCACAAATATACTAGTTCTAGCTTCACAATCAGAACACTTCCCTACTTCAGGTCTAATGCAAGGATTGGTATGAACTAACACTTCTTTTACATGGTCAATATTCTTATGGATAATTTTTTCTACATCTTCTCCTATACTATGTCCTTTAGCTACTGTAATGTTAGGGTCTACACATACCTTTATATCTATAAATACCTTTGAACCATGTTTTCTACTCCTTAATTCATTTATATTATTCACTTCTGTGTTCTCAAGAATTTCCTCTGCTACTTTGTATAATTTCTCTTTTTCAATAGAACTATCCATAAGTTCATTATACCCATTTATAAATATCTCTATCCCTACTTTAACTACTATTACTGATACTACTAATCCTGCTAATGGATCTAAAAAATAATATCCCATTCTAGCACCTATTATACCAATTAATGCTCCTATAGAAGATAATGCATCTGACCTGTGATGCCATGCATCAGCTATAAGGGCACTGCTGTTTATTTTTCTTCCTCCATACATTGCTATTCTATATTGAACTTCTTTAGCTACTATAGATATAGATGCTGCCCAAACCGCTGTAACCCCTGGAACTATATTTTTTCCTGCAATCAAAATTTTTATAGCCGAATATCCTATATTCATTCCTACCGATATTAATAATAAAGATAACACAAAACCTGCTATTGACTCAGCTTTCTCATGACCATAATGATGCTCCATATCCTCTGGTTTTTTTGCAATAAAAAAGCTAATAATTATACCTATAGAGCTAGCCGTATCTGATATAGTATGAATACCATCTGCTAACATTGCAGTAGAATTTGCCAATAAACCAACTAATATTTTAGCAATAGATAGAATTATGTTTATAATTATAGTAATCCATGTAATCCTATTACCTATTTTGTATCTTTCATTTTCAGTAATATTATTACTACTATTTAAATTCAATTATTACACCTCATTTTCAATTAAAGTACTTTCATTACTATTATAGTATAAATCCAATACAAATGGAACCATTGATTTTTCAATGATACAAGGTGTTAACTGTTATTAGCTATCATTATCAATTGATAATAATTATCTCTTTCTTTAGCTATTATATTGATTTAAATAAAACCAAAATTCTACTCCCCTATCTACATTATCTACTCCAAATTTACTATCGTGTAACTTTAAAATTCTTTTTACAATAGACAGCCCTAAGCCTGTTCCTCCATATTTTCTAGTACGTGCTTTATCCACTTTATAAAATCTGTCCCATATTTTTTCTATTTCAGATTCAGGTATGTGCTCTCCACTATTAAATATATTTACCTTCACTTTATTTTGTTCTTTTTTAACTGTAATTTTTACTACATTATCACCTTTGATATGGTTTATAGCATTAGTTATAAAATTGACTAAAACTTGCTCTATTCTTATCTTATCTCCGTATACTAACTGTATATCATCGTCTATATCTAACTTTAATTTAATATTCTTTTGTGAAAATATAGGGTTATATTTGCTAACTACTTCTTCTATTAATTCCTTTATATCAAATTTGACTATTTCTAGCTTAAAACTTCCTGATTCTAATTGAGATAAATCTAATAAATCCTTTACGAGTTTACCCATTTTTTCACTTTCATCTATTATTACATCACAGTAAAACTTTCTACTTTCCTCATCATTAGCTACACTATCTTTAAGACCTTCAGCATAACCTTGTATTAATGATATAGGTGTTTTCAACTCATGTGATACGCTAGATACAAACTGTTTTCTCATTTTTTCAAGGGCTCTTTCTCTCTCTATGTCTTTTTTTAGCTGTTCATTCGCTTTATTTAAATCTCTAATGGTTATATCTAATTTGTTTGAAAGATAGTTTATAGTTTGTCCTAATTCTCCAATTTCATCATCTGTTTTTCCTTGGTATTTATAACTAAAATCTAAAGTAGCCATTTTTTTAGCTACATTATTTAATTTAATTATAGGTTTAGTAATAATTTTAGAGAAAATATAAGCTATTATTATTGCAACCACTAATGATATAAAACCTATATAAACGTAAAAATCCTTTGTTATTTCTACCCCTTCTTCAATTGACTGTATTGGGGACTCTATGAATAATATTTCATTATTTTTTAATAGTACAGATAATAACAATATCTTTGTAGAAAATCTAGGATGATTATATA from Caldisalinibacter kiritimatiensis encodes:
- a CDS encoding HesB-like protein — its product is MKINITDKAINELKKVLEKRKEAAKGVRVYMAGFGUGGPSFGLALDEQKEDDEVEEIDGLKILVDKDTATTFKEFTIDYTNNWLGKGFRVYTE
- a CDS encoding peroxiredoxin family protein gives rise to the protein MKGKNIIVIVLVIVLGAGLFYFASNMLNKNENIVENNNEVEQENAEDSEEKEQIEESKEETRPEEGYKAPNFTLKNIDGEDVSLDDYKGKIVLLNFWTTTCPYCTGEMPDMNDIYLENKDKDFVILAVNVGEQQLKVKKFIQDKGYDFEVLLDKDADVAIKYLVRGIPVSYFIDEEGVVVKRRVGMMTYDYMKSMIEDIRNN
- a CDS encoding sensor histidine kinase, which encodes MKKSISIKLFVGMIIFTLITVGLVWILNTQFLDDFYLNRKKKSLIEYGNNIKSLYEGDIDSISLELERIENLTSGNITIVTGEGEIKYATILGHRSQGMGKGNGMWSFYIETFNDNEKLQALINGEAILNIYNHPRFSTKILLLSVLLKNNEILFIESPIQSIEEGVEITKDFYVYIGFISLVVAIIIAYIFSKIITKPIIKLNNVAKKMATLDFSYKYQGKTDDEIGELGQTINYLSNKLDITIRDLNKANEQLKKDIERERALEKMRKQFVSSVSHELKTPISLIQGYAEGLKDSVANDEESRKFYCDVIIDESEKMGKLVKDLLDLSQLESGSFKLEIVKFDIKELIEEVVSKYNPIFSQKNIKLKLDIDDDIQLVYGDKIRIEQVLVNFITNAINHIKGDNVVKITVKKEQNKVKVNIFNSGEHIPESEIEKIWDRFYKVDKARTRKYGGTGLGLSIVKRILKLHDSKFGVDNVDRGVEFWFYLNQYNS
- a CDS encoding cytochrome c biogenesis CcdA family protein — its product is MQDTSIPIAFAAGFLTYFSPCILPLIPAYITYITGTTLEEELQDKKLFALSRTLGFVLGFTIIFMIFGILAGFVGQAFIRYRNVLTKIGGIIIVLFGLNMVGLLKLEFLNKQRNVRSPKEVKNWFSSILMGMAFAAGWTPCIGPVLGTILIYVGTTATVSKGIILLLAYSIGLAIPFLLTALLINQFSKFLMKSEKVLPYIVKISGVVIIVVGVLIVFNKLNFLAYF
- a CDS encoding cation diffusion facilitator family transporter, which translates into the protein MNLNSSNNITENERYKIGNRITWITIIINIILSIAKILVGLLANSTAMLADGIHTISDTASSIGIIISFFIAKKPEDMEHHYGHEKAESIAGFVLSLLLISVGMNIGYSAIKILIAGKNIVPGVTAVWAASISIVAKEVQYRIAMYGGRKINSSALIADAWHHRSDALSSIGALIGIIGARMGYYFLDPLAGLVVSVIVVKVGIEIFINGYNELMDSSIEKEKLYKVAEEILENTEVNNINELRSRKHGSKVFIDIKVCVDPNITVAKGHSIGEDVEKIIHKNIDHVKEVLVHTNPCIRPEVGKCSDCEARTSIFVRNGKKKHV